The DNA sequence TTGAGAGATTCTATGGAGGATTGATCAATCATAACAGTATTATATCGAATTTGGTATAATCTAGTATGGAATATATTCTCCCCACCTATGACGATCCACTATTTAGTATCCTCCTTATTATCATTATCAGCCTTATTATTGCTGTAGTGACATATGCATGGGGTCTTTATAAGCAACAAAGGGAGGCAGGGAACCTACTAAAATTTCTTGATAAGTTTGACAGTGCTGAGTGTGCACTTGATACTGCAGATATGGTCTTTGAAGAACATATGTTCAAACCACTAACACTTCTTGCAAAAGCATTTGAAAACTCTGGAGAGTATCACAAAGCAATTAATATCTATCTCTATCTCATCAAAAATATTGCCAATGAACTGACAAAAATAGAGTTAATGGAAAGGCTAGGTACAACTTATCTGCATGCTGGCTTTTTAGAGCGTGCTCGTACAATCTATATTGAAATTCTTAGGAAAAACCCTCGAAACAAAAAAGTACTTTATGGGCTAGGGGTTGTTTATGAAATAATGCACAAGTATGAAAAGGCTAAAGAAGTACTTGAGCCTCTACATCTTCTTGGGGAAGATACCTATATTCTAGAAAAATTTCTTCAATTCTCTGAACTTTCAAACAATCATCATCTTTCAATCAAAAAAAAACTTTTAATACTAAGCAATTTTCTCAAAGAAGAACCTAGTTTCTACAGATATATTATTGATTTCATGCTTCGACTTGATACTAGGGTTGCATGGGAAAACATCGATACTGAGCGTATTAGGGAGATACTCGATATCTTATGGTACTTACCAAATTCACAACTCGATTTAGATATAATTACAGCCGATACGCGACTCTCAACACTTTATTATGCCAAAGGATATCTACAAAAGCCAATAGCCAAGAGTGGTATATTTATACTTGATATGATTGCAAAGGCAAAAGAGAATGGATTTAAAGGAGGAGATCTTCAGTTCTCCTACTTGTGTAAAAAATGTAAACAGAGTTTCCCTGTCTCATTCAAACGATGTCCTAACTGTATGGCAATTAATTCTATAAAAGTCGAGGAACAAATTGCAAAAATACGTACGCAAACAGATTACTCTCTACTCTGATGGTTCCAGTTTGGGCAATCCTGGTCCTGGTGGGTACGGTGGCATTCTTGAGTACAATGGTTATTGTAAAGAGTATTATGGAGGAGAGGAATATACCACCAATAACCGTATGGAACTTCTTGGTGTTATTGAAGGCTTAAAGATGCTTAAGGAGCCCTGTGATATCACAGTAGTATCAGACAGCTCCTATGTTATTAAGGCAATTAATGAATGGCTTGAGGGATGGGTAAACAAAGATTTTAAAAAAGTTAAAAATATTGATCTCTGGAAAAAGTACCTTGAAGTTGCTAAACCTCATCATATTAAAGGTATTTGGGTGCGTGGGCATAATGGACACCCACAAAATGAACGGTGTGATCAACTAGCACGCACTGAAGCTGAACGCATACAACAAAACCTAACATAGGAGCTAGGATGACAGACTATAGTCGATTAGAAAAACGACTGACCTACACATTCCAAAATAAGCAATTAATTATTGAGGCCTTGACACACAAAAGTCATAAAAAGCCTTATAATAATGAACGGCTTGAATTTCTTGGAGATGCGGTACTTGACCTTATTGTCGGTGAATATCTTTTTCATAAATTTCCCAACTCTAATGAAGGAATACTCTCTAAAATAAGAGCCTCTTTGGTTAACGAAAGCGGTTTTGCGCTACTAGCACGTGCTATGGATTTGGGTAAATATATCTATCTTTCTGCTGCAGAAGAAAATAATAATGGGCGCAACAAACCCTCCTTACTTTCTAATGCATTTGAGGCAGTTATTGGTGCAATCTATCTTGAAGCAGGGCTAGAAAAAGCTAAAGAGGTTACTATTGCCCTACTCGAATCAGCACACCCTAGGATAGATCTTGATGCCCTCTCAAAAGATTACAAAACTGCTCTTCAAGAGTTAACGCAAGCAACCCATGGGGTGATACCACAATATGAGATGCTTGGTTCCTTTGGTCCTGATCACAAAAAAGAGTTTGAGGTTGCCGTGATACTTAATGACGAGATCATTGCTACTGCTAAAGGAAAGAGTAAAAAAGAAGCACAACAAAAAGCTGCACAGATTGCATTGGGGGTATTGAAGAGATGAATACTTTTGGAAAACGACTAACCTTAACCACTTTTGGAGAGTCTCATGGCAAAGCGATAGGATGTATTCTTGATGGCATACCTGCTGGGCTAAAAATAGACAAAACCTTTATTCAGTCAGAATTAGATAGACGCAAGCCAGGGAAAACAAAGCTGGAGACTGGACGTAAAGAGGATGACAAAGTAGAAATCCTTTCTGGTATCTTTGAAGGAGTATCTACTGGCACTCCTATTGCAATGATAATCTTCAATACTGATCAAAAAAGTAAAGATTATGACAGTGTCAAGAATCTTTTTCGTCCGGGACATGCTGACTTTACTTACTTTCATAAATATGGGCTACGTGACTACCGTGGTGGTGGACGCTCCTCTGCACGAGAAACAGCAGCCCGTGTTGCAGGAGGTGCTATTGCCAAACTAATACTTAAAGAGGTGGGAGTAAAAATAGAGAGTGGTCTATGTGAAGTTGATGGCATTAAAGCCGAGATTATTGACTTTTCTCATGCTCAAAACTCTAAGCTCTGTGCACTTGACCCAATGAAGGAGAAAGTACAAGAAGAGGCAGTTCTTGCAGCAAAAGAGGCACATGATTCTGTTGGTGGCGTGGTACTCACCCGTGCTACCGGTATCCCTGTAGGTCTAGGGGAGCCACTCTACTACAAACTCGATGCGATACTTGCCGATGCGATGATGGGTATCAATGCCGCCAAAGCAGTTGAGATTGGTGATGGTGTGGCAAGTACGCACCTCAAGGGAAGCCAGAATAACGACGAGATCACTCCCAAAGGGTTTGCAAGCAACCATGCAGGCGGAACCCTTGGCGGCATCAGTAATGGTGATACTCTCATTGTTAAAACCCACTTCAAACCGACCCCTTCCATCTTTCAGCCACAGCAGACCATAGACAAAAAGGGCAACCCTGTCACACTCGAAC is a window from the Sulfurovum sp. genome containing:
- the rnhA gene encoding ribonuclease HI encodes the protein MQKYVRKQITLYSDGSSLGNPGPGGYGGILEYNGYCKEYYGGEEYTTNNRMELLGVIEGLKMLKEPCDITVVSDSSYVIKAINEWLEGWVNKDFKKVKNIDLWKKYLEVAKPHHIKGIWVRGHNGHPQNERCDQLARTEAERIQQNLT
- the rnc gene encoding ribonuclease III, yielding MTDYSRLEKRLTYTFQNKQLIIEALTHKSHKKPYNNERLEFLGDAVLDLIVGEYLFHKFPNSNEGILSKIRASLVNESGFALLARAMDLGKYIYLSAAEENNNGRNKPSLLSNAFEAVIGAIYLEAGLEKAKEVTIALLESAHPRIDLDALSKDYKTALQELTQATHGVIPQYEMLGSFGPDHKKEFEVAVILNDEIIATAKGKSKKEAQQKAAQIALGVLKR
- the aroC gene encoding chorismate synthase, with protein sequence MNTFGKRLTLTTFGESHGKAIGCILDGIPAGLKIDKTFIQSELDRRKPGKTKLETGRKEDDKVEILSGIFEGVSTGTPIAMIIFNTDQKSKDYDSVKNLFRPGHADFTYFHKYGLRDYRGGGRSSARETAARVAGGAIAKLILKEVGVKIESGLCEVDGIKAEIIDFSHAQNSKLCALDPMKEKVQEEAVLAAKEAHDSVGGVVLTRATGIPVGLGEPLYYKLDAILADAMMGINAAKAVEIGDGVASTHLKGSQNNDEITPKGFASNHAGGTLGGISNGDTLIVKTHFKPTPSIFQPQQTIDKKGNPVTLELKGRHDPCVAIRGAVVTEAMMALVLADMVLLNMGRKMEHITTLYQQ